From the genome of Victivallis lenta:
CGCTGTCTTACCGGCGCTTCGGCGGCTTCGGCAGGAACGGGCTGCCGGCGTTTTCCGGCGCGTCCGCCGCCTCGGCGACGGCGACCTGCGTGGCACCGGTCACCACTTCCATCCCCTCCCTGAGATCGCCGGAGACGATCTCCGTCGAAACCCCGTCGTTCAGCCCGACCGTGACCTTCAGCGGACGGATTCTGCCGTCTTCCAGCACCCAGAGGAAGCGTTCCTTGCTGCTGCGCTTCACGGAGGCGGCCTCCGCAGCCATCTCGCGGTATTCCGGAGCGACCAGGGAGTCCGCCGGCAGATAACGCAGCGCCGCATTCGAAACGGCCAGCGCATTCTTGCGTTCCGCGAGGATGAATTTCACATTCGCGGTCAGGTACGGCAGCAGCCGCCCGCTCGAATTGTCGGTGCTGACTTCGACCACATAGGTGACGACGTTCTGCGACATCGTCGCATTCAGGCGGATCCGGTGCACCTGCCCGGTGAACGATTCGTTCGGAAACGCGTCGACCGTAAAGACGACCGGCATGCCCGGCTTGATCTGGCCGATGTCGGCCTCATTGACGGAAACCCAGACCTGCATTCTCGTCAGGTCCTTCGCAATCAGGAAGATGCTCGATGCGCTCATGCTCGAGACCACCGTCTGGCCGACGCTCACGCGGCGGTCGATGATCACCCCGTCGACCGGGGAGCTGATGATGCAGTAGTCGTAATTCTGCTTCGCCTTGTCATACGAAGCCTGCGCGCTCGCGAGCTCCGCCTCGGCCTGCGCCAGGTTCGCACGGCGGACTGAAATCGTCGCGACCGCCGAATCGTACTCCGCCTTGTAACTGTCGTAATCGCTTTTCGACATCGCGTCTTTGGTCTGGAGCGTCTGGGCGCGCTCCCAGTTGCTTTTGGCGAGCAGCAGCTGCGCTTCGGCCAGATCGATGTTCGCCTTCGCCTGCTTGATGTTCGCCTCGGCCTGCAGCTTGCTGGCCTCCGCCGCACGCAT
Proteins encoded in this window:
- a CDS encoding efflux RND transporter periplasmic adaptor subunit is translated as MKKLLRLFVTLVILAALAGGGYWGYKRWFGQKTRTVFKTETAERADLASTISATGTVEPEELVNVGAQVSGKIAVFGEDANGKSVDYGSQVRQGMVLARIDDAVYGAEMRAAEASKLQAEANIKQAKANIDLAEAQLLLAKSNWERAQTLQTKDAMSKSDYDSYKAEYDSAVATISVRRANLAQAEAELASAQASYDKAKQNYDYCIISSPVDGVIIDRRVSVGQTVVSSMSASSIFLIAKDLTRMQVWVSVNEADIGQIKPGMPVVFTVDAFPNESFTGQVHRIRLNATMSQNVVTYVVEVSTDNSSGRLLPYLTANVKFILAERKNALAVSNAALRYLPADSLVAPEYREMAAEAASVKRSSKERFLWVLEDGRIRPLKVTVGLNDGVSTEIVSGDLREGMEVVTGATQVAVAEAADAPENAGSPFLPKPPKRR